A genomic window from Streptomyces sp. NBC_01429 includes:
- a CDS encoding LacI family DNA-binding transcriptional regulator, with protein sequence MTRRLAQVAKKVGVSEATVSRVLNGKPGVSQATRQSVLTALDVLGYERPTQLRGERARLVGLVLPELQNPIFPAFAEVIGGALAQQGLTPVLCTQTKGGVSEADYVELLLQQQVSGVVFAGGLFAQADAPHDHYRLLAERRIPVVLINAPIENLDFPCISCDDAVAVEQAWRHLASLGHERIGLVLGPADHVPSRRKLAAARAAAVAAGTSLHDEHIERTMFSLEGGQAAATRLLDRGVTGIICASDPLALGAVRAARRRGLAVPGGVSVVGFDDSAFMNCTEPPLTTVRQPIEAMGRAAVEMLTAQIQGSAVPPGELLFEPELVVRGSTGQAPRG encoded by the coding sequence TGACGCGACGACTTGCTCAGGTGGCGAAGAAGGTTGGGGTCAGTGAGGCCACGGTCAGCCGGGTGCTCAACGGCAAGCCCGGTGTCTCGCAGGCCACCCGGCAGTCCGTGCTGACCGCGCTCGACGTCCTCGGCTACGAGCGCCCCACCCAGCTGCGCGGCGAGCGCGCCCGGCTCGTCGGCCTGGTCCTGCCGGAGTTGCAGAACCCCATCTTCCCCGCGTTCGCCGAGGTCATCGGGGGAGCGCTCGCCCAGCAGGGCCTCACCCCCGTCCTGTGCACCCAGACCAAGGGCGGCGTCTCCGAGGCGGATTACGTGGAACTGCTGCTTCAGCAGCAGGTGTCCGGAGTGGTCTTCGCGGGCGGTCTCTTCGCGCAGGCGGACGCCCCGCACGACCACTACCGGCTGCTCGCCGAGCGCCGGATCCCGGTCGTCCTGATCAACGCGCCGATCGAGAACCTCGACTTCCCCTGCATCTCCTGCGACGACGCCGTCGCGGTCGAGCAGGCGTGGCGCCATCTGGCCTCGCTCGGCCACGAGCGCATCGGGCTGGTGCTCGGCCCGGCCGACCACGTGCCGTCCCGGCGCAAGCTGGCCGCCGCGCGGGCGGCGGCGGTCGCGGCGGGGACGAGCCTGCACGACGAGCACATCGAGCGGACCATGTTCTCCCTGGAGGGCGGGCAGGCGGCGGCCACGCGGCTGCTCGACCGGGGCGTCACGGGCATCATCTGCGCCAGCGACCCGCTGGCCCTGGGGGCGGTACGGGCCGCGCGCCGGCGAGGTCTCGCGGTGCCCGGCGGGGTCTCGGTCGTCGGCTTCGACGACTCCGCGTTCATGAACTGCACCGAGCCTCCGCTGACGACGGTCCGTCAGCCCATCGAGGCGATGGGCCGGGCGGCCGTCGAGATGCTCACCGCGCAGATCCAGGGCAGTGCCGTGCCCCCCGGTGAGCTGCTGTTCGAACCGGAGCTGGTGGTACGGGGCTCCACGGGGCAGGCGCCGCGCGGCTGA